In Chanodichthys erythropterus isolate Z2021 chromosome 11, ASM2448905v1, whole genome shotgun sequence, a single window of DNA contains:
- the LOC137030187 gene encoding C-type mannose receptor 2-like: MEQTLYFILLLIALCSVSECVQRQYHFINMTKNWTEAQRYCRENYTDLATVDNMNDMNELKSVSANSHNYIWIGLQKTSVDKWQWSSGDPALYPNLGPAQSDGTNECASISNGQWYNFPCGHSLTFICSSSNNMNTGLVFVNQMKNWRDAQSYCRQNHIDLVSVRNQNENQQLQKFINESHISGSLIWIGLFRDSWQWSDQSNSSFRYWRSNEPNNVGGNENCAAMDQNAQGQWIDVSCNNNNQFPFVCHEEKLILIKQKMTWSEALRYCRQNHTDLVSVHSEEIQRDVMNVVKQASTEEVWLGLHHSHILGIWYWVSGDTVCYQNWAPGNGTGEDCDSAVRSGAVQSGGDQLWISRPETDRLNFICSRYEE; the protein is encoded by the exons atggAGCAAACTCTATATTTCATTCTTCTTCTCATTG ctctctgCTCCGTATCTGAATGTGTTCAGCGTCAGTATCACTTTATAAACATGACGAAGAACTGGACTGAAGCTCAGAGATACTGCAGAGAGAATTACACAGATCTGGCCACCGTTGACAACATGAACGACATGAACGAGCTGAAGAGTGTGAGTGCTAATTCTCATAACTATATCTGGATTGGGTTGCAGAAGACgagtgttgataaatggcagtGGTCTTCAGGTGATCCTGCGCTCTATCCGAACTTGGGACCTGCACAATCTGATGGCACAAATGAGTGTGCTTCTATTTCAAATGGACAATGGTATAATTTCCCATGTGGTCACAGCCTGACTTTCATCTGCAGTTCATCTAACAACA TGAACACAGGACTCGTCTTTGTCAATCAGATGAAGAATTGGAGAGACGCTCAGAGTTACTGCAGACAGAATCACATTGATCTGGTGAGTGTGAGGAACCAGAATGAGAATCAACAGCTTCAGAAGTTCATCAATGAGAGTCACATATCTGGATCATTGATCTGGATCGGTCTGTTCAGAGACTCATGGCAGTGGTCAGATCAGAGTAACTCCTCATTCAGATACTGGAGGTCTAATGAACCTAATAATGTTGGAGGAAATGAAAACTGTGCAGCGATGGATCAGAACGCTCAGGGACAATGGATAGACGTCTcttgcaacaacaacaaccagtTTCCTTTTGTGTGTCATGAAG AAAAACTGATTCTGATCAAACAGAAGATGACGTGGTCTGAAGCTCTGAGATACTGCAGACAGAATCATACGGATCTGGTCTCGGTTCATTCAGAAGAGATTCAGCGTGACGTGATGAATGTGGTTAAACAGGCGTCTACTGAGGAGGTGTGGTTGGGTTTACATCACTCCCACATTTTGGGCATCTGGTACTGGGTGAGCGGAGACACCGTGTGCTATCAGAACTGGGCTCCAGGGAACGGCACAGGAGAGGACTGTGATTCTGCAGTGAGATCTGGAGCAGTTCAGTCTGGAGGAGATCAGCTCTGGATCAGCCGTCCTGAGACTGACAGACTCAACTTCATCTGCAGCAGATATGAAGAGTGA